A segment of the Echinicola strongylocentroti genome:
TTTGCGGGCAAGCCCATCTGCTACATAGACAGGGAGACCGGGGAGGAGATCAGGTGCCAACTGTTCGTGGCCTGCCTGCCCTATTCGGACTATGCCTTTGCCATGGCTGTGCCCTCCCAGACCATCCCCGACTTCCTGCACGTCCTGGGCTGTTGTATGGAGCAGCTGGGAGGGGTGCCACAGCTGCTCGTCCCTGACAACCTAAAAGCGGCCGTAAACAAGGCCGACAAATATGAGCCAGGTATCAACCGGGCCCTGGAGGACTTTGCCAACCATTACGGCACGGCCGTAGTGCCTGCCAGGGCAAGGAAACCGCAGGACAAGGCATTGGTGGAAAACCAGGTAAAGGTGCTCTATTCCCGGGTATATGCCAAGCTCAGGAACGTCCAATTCTTCGACATACACAGCCTGAACCGGGCCATTGCCGAAAAGGTGAAGGCCCATAACCAGACCCGTATGCAGCAAAAGCCTTACTGCAGGGAGGAAAGGTTCCTGGCCGATGAGAAGCACTTATTGGGAAAGCTTCCCGGGGAGCGCTTCGAGCTGAGGCATTATGCCGAACTGACGGTAGCCAAGAACAACCACGTCTACCTGTCCCGGGACAAGCACTATTACAGCGTGCCATATTCCCTGATAGGCCAGAAGGTAAAGGTGGTCTACACCCGCAGCATGCTCTATGTGTTCCATAAAGGGGAACGGGTGGCCATACACGGCAGGGGCTTCCAGCAAGGGCCTTATTCCACACTCAAAGAACACCTGTGTTCCCAACACCAACACTACAGGGACAGAAGTCCGGCGTATTACCGCGACAAAGCTGCCCAATACTCCAATACCTTCGCCAAATACATTGCCCTGATCTTTAAGCAGGACAGGTACCCTGAGCAACTCTACAGGACCTGTGACGGCTTACTTGCCCTGGCCAGGAAGGTGGATGAACAGCGGCTGGACAAGGCCTGCAATATCGCCAT
Coding sequences within it:
- the istA gene encoding IS21 family transposase, with protein sequence MSQIKQMIILRQQGNGIKTIARMLDMSKNTVKSYLFKLDKLLENNRKTGLTTKKLLSMEDPEVEKLFLSGDPSYKDPRYEHFIANLPYYQKELKRKGVTKTLLWEEYRESYPEGYGRSQFCYHLGQQEVARAKPSMVLDHKPAEKLYIDFAGKPICYIDRETGEEIRCQLFVACLPYSDYAFAMAVPSQTIPDFLHVLGCCMEQLGGVPQLLVPDNLKAAVNKADKYEPGINRALEDFANHYGTAVVPARARKPQDKALVENQVKVLYSRVYAKLRNVQFFDIHSLNRAIAEKVKAHNQTRMQQKPYCREERFLADEKHLLGKLPGERFELRHYAELTVAKNNHVYLSRDKHYYSVPYSLIGQKVKVVYTRSMLYVFHKGERVAIHGRGFQQGPYSTLKEHLCSQHQHYRDRSPAYYRDKAAQYSNTFAKYIALIFKQDRYPEQLYRTCDGLLALARKVDEQRLDKACNIAMEYNQYSYGFIKNMLENNMTEATTEASGKELPKHGNVRGRTYYNEQR